In Saccharicrinis fermentans DSM 9555 = JCM 21142, a genomic segment contains:
- a CDS encoding pectinesterase family protein, with protein sequence MRKFSIFIFLMVVCVYSYAAVYYVSTSGSDEYSGVSVSSPLASIPKAVSVAQAGDIIFIRGGVYAYSAKISISRNGTSENPIRLENYQNEKVVIDFSPMSLNSSNRGFSLSADYWRIKGLKIMKAGDNGMHISGHYNVIENCVFFANRDTGLQLGNGASNNKIVNCDSYGNADPEDFGDADGFACKIDVGDYNYFYGCRAWLNVDDGWDGYMKDNTQAHTQLENCWTWMNGYFLDGSDGGESANGNGFKVGGSSNKDLEHHFTLVNCVAFDNKSKGFDQNNNTGNMKFYNCTAFRNKVSNYSIPRALNNGNVAEVKNCIAIDDNVKVGNFVEQQNNSWNGVSFDQNDFLSVDTTGVSGPREADGSLPELDLFKLAEGSSLIDAGLDLGYEYDDLAPDMGAFESNFNGLGILPLKNNMWVFSYSAKRCFVLTIFILNSIGFNCFGRSIDFVVAKDGTGDFLTVQEAINAVPDFRKITTTIWVKNGVYKEKLVLPASKTRLTLLGESARTTIITFDDFAAKKNRFGEEMGTTGSSGFFVFGDEFTARNITFENSSGPVGQAVAVRVDGDKACFYNCRFLGFQDTLYPHRKESRQYYENCYIEGTVDFIFGWATAVFYKCEIFCKDKGYVTAAATPEGKPYGFVFLNCKVTGNAPDKSVYLGRPWRPYAKTVFIECELGDVIRDEGWHNWNKSEAEKNAFYAEYNNSGRGAVPQKRMSWSKQLSKKQREEYTLINIFNGWTPACEHDLLDDETCHENGFIHRGVIKLGVFHMPIER encoded by the coding sequence ATGCGAAAGTTTAGTATATTTATTTTCTTAATGGTGGTCTGTGTATACAGCTATGCCGCTGTTTATTATGTGTCTACCTCAGGTAGTGATGAGTATTCTGGAGTTAGTGTTTCTTCTCCTTTGGCTTCAATACCAAAGGCTGTTTCAGTGGCACAAGCGGGAGATATCATTTTTATCAGAGGAGGGGTATATGCTTATTCTGCTAAAATCAGTATATCTCGAAATGGTACTTCAGAAAATCCCATTAGATTAGAGAATTATCAAAATGAAAAAGTAGTCATAGATTTTTCTCCCATGTCCCTCAATAGCAGTAACCGTGGCTTTAGTTTAAGCGCAGATTATTGGAGAATAAAAGGATTGAAAATTATGAAGGCGGGAGATAATGGAATGCATATATCGGGACATTATAATGTGATTGAAAATTGTGTGTTTTTTGCCAATCGGGATACTGGTTTACAGTTGGGGAACGGGGCTTCCAATAACAAGATTGTCAATTGCGATAGTTATGGGAATGCAGACCCCGAGGATTTTGGTGATGCTGATGGTTTTGCTTGTAAAATAGACGTGGGTGATTATAATTATTTTTATGGGTGCAGGGCTTGGTTAAATGTGGATGATGGTTGGGATGGATATATGAAGGATAATACCCAAGCTCATACTCAGTTGGAAAATTGTTGGACTTGGATGAATGGTTATTTTTTGGATGGTAGTGACGGAGGTGAAAGTGCCAATGGGAATGGATTTAAAGTGGGAGGTAGCTCAAATAAAGACTTAGAACATCATTTTACCTTAGTTAACTGTGTTGCCTTTGACAATAAATCAAAAGGTTTTGACCAAAATAACAATACGGGTAATATGAAGTTTTATAATTGTACTGCCTTTAGAAATAAGGTAAGTAATTATTCTATACCCAGGGCTTTGAACAACGGAAATGTGGCAGAGGTGAAGAACTGTATAGCTATTGACGACAATGTAAAAGTGGGAAATTTTGTTGAGCAGCAAAATAATAGTTGGAATGGAGTGTCATTTGATCAGAATGATTTTTTAAGTGTGGATACTACTGGTGTTTCCGGACCAAGAGAGGCTGATGGTAGTCTTCCTGAATTGGATCTGTTTAAGCTTGCTGAAGGAAGCTCTTTGATTGATGCTGGTTTGGATCTGGGATATGAGTACGATGACTTGGCTCCTGATATGGGTGCCTTTGAATCTAACTTTAATGGCCTTGGTATTTTGCCTCTAAAAAATAATATGTGGGTATTTTCTTATTCAGCAAAACGATGTTTTGTGCTGACTATTTTTATTCTGAATAGTATTGGTTTTAATTGTTTTGGAAGGAGTATTGATTTTGTGGTTGCTAAGGATGGGACAGGCGATTTTCTTACGGTCCAGGAAGCAATAAATGCTGTTCCTGATTTTAGAAAAATAACTACGACCATTTGGGTGAAAAATGGTGTTTATAAGGAGAAATTGGTATTGCCGGCTTCAAAAACCAGGCTTACGCTCCTGGGAGAAAGTGCCAGAACTACCATCATTACTTTTGATGATTTTGCGGCTAAGAAAAATCGTTTTGGGGAAGAGATGGGAACAACAGGATCGTCTGGCTTTTTTGTCTTTGGTGACGAATTTACTGCACGAAACATAACATTTGAAAATTCGTCGGGTCCAGTGGGACAGGCGGTTGCTGTGCGTGTGGATGGAGATAAAGCATGTTTTTATAATTGTCGTTTTCTGGGATTTCAGGATACGCTCTATCCGCATAGAAAAGAGAGTAGGCAGTATTATGAGAATTGTTATATCGAAGGTACTGTGGATTTTATATTTGGATGGGCAACGGCTGTATTTTACAAATGTGAGATATTTTGCAAGGACAAAGGTTATGTTACAGCGGCAGCTACTCCGGAAGGGAAACCATATGGCTTTGTTTTTTTGAATTGTAAAGTAACAGGTAATGCACCCGATAAATCTGTGTACCTGGGCCGGCCATGGCGGCCTTATGCCAAAACCGTTTTTATTGAATGTGAGCTGGGAGATGTGATAAGAGATGAAGGATGGCATAACTGGAATAAGTCGGAGGCCGAAAAAAATGCTTTTTATGCTGAATATAATAACTCAGGAAGGGGAGCTGTACCTCAAAAGCGCATGAGCTGGTCGAAGCAGCTTTCTAAAAAACAGCGCGAGGAATATACGTTGATAAATATTTTTAATGGTTGGACACCGGCTTGTGAACATGACTTATTAGATGATGAAACGTGCCATGAGAATGGATTCATACATAGGGGGGTGATTAAGCTAGGCGTGTTCCATATGCCCATTGAAAGATAA
- a CDS encoding glycoside hydrolase family 28 protein, whose product MTGIVKKVSGLVYLILITMVACNNPHSKQEANKWIYDGVEFQMPEVIEPVFGDYQVSIVDFNAVAGGQVLNTKAIEEAINDVVLHGGGTVIVPRGIWLTGPIVLKSNVNLHVQAGALVVFSPDKDLYPLVQTNFEGLNTVRCHSPIYGKDLENIAITGKGVIDGSGDAWRMVKKSKVTISQWKNLIASGGIVDDKGTTWYPSENFKLGAEISDMNVPRRFKELKEFEAIRDFLRPVMVSLVNCDKVLLDGPVFQNSPAWNIHPLMCKNLTVRNIDVRNPWYSQNGDGIDIESCKNTVLYNSTFDVGDDAICIKSGKDKDGRERGISNENLIVKNCIVYHGHGGVTVGSEMSGGVKNLHVSKCTFIGTDVGLRFKSTRGRGGIVEGIYISDVDMIHIPTNAISFNMYYGGLSVSESLAKKEDEEEDEEVPEVTEETPQFRDIHIKNVTCKGAQTAIYLQGLPEMNLENVTLKNLNMEAKNGLLCMDVKGVQMDGILLKTEVLPAVSFINVKDLVVQRLSVTGAEEGIFEISGDKTYAVSIELDPNLVLSDVVKIGDSVREGAVKAVVND is encoded by the coding sequence ATGACAGGGATAGTAAAGAAGGTAAGTGGATTGGTATACCTGATTTTAATAACGATGGTTGCATGCAATAATCCCCATTCAAAACAGGAAGCCAATAAATGGATTTATGATGGTGTTGAATTCCAAATGCCAGAGGTGATTGAACCTGTGTTTGGAGATTATCAGGTTTCAATAGTTGACTTTAATGCCGTAGCTGGTGGTCAGGTATTGAACACAAAAGCCATAGAGGAGGCGATCAATGATGTGGTCCTTCATGGCGGAGGAACAGTTATTGTACCCAGGGGTATTTGGTTAACAGGACCGATAGTGCTAAAAAGCAATGTGAATCTTCATGTTCAGGCAGGAGCGCTGGTTGTCTTTAGTCCGGATAAGGATTTATATCCTTTGGTTCAAACAAATTTTGAAGGTTTAAATACCGTTCGTTGTCATTCTCCAATTTATGGGAAAGACCTGGAAAATATCGCAATTACAGGCAAAGGTGTCATTGACGGTTCGGGTGATGCGTGGAGGATGGTTAAGAAATCAAAGGTAACCATCTCTCAATGGAAAAACCTGATTGCGTCTGGAGGTATCGTTGATGATAAAGGAACTACATGGTATCCTTCTGAGAATTTTAAATTGGGAGCCGAGATCAGCGATATGAATGTGCCGCGTCGTTTTAAAGAGTTGAAAGAGTTTGAGGCAATTAGAGATTTTCTTCGCCCGGTGATGGTGAGTCTGGTAAATTGTGACAAAGTGCTGTTAGATGGGCCTGTATTTCAAAATTCACCGGCCTGGAATATCCACCCTTTGATGTGTAAAAATCTGACCGTAAGAAATATTGATGTTCGCAACCCATGGTACTCTCAAAATGGAGATGGCATCGACATCGAATCCTGTAAAAATACAGTTTTGTATAATTCAACTTTCGATGTGGGCGACGATGCTATTTGTATTAAATCGGGTAAGGATAAAGATGGTAGAGAGCGTGGAATTTCCAATGAAAATTTAATCGTCAAGAACTGTATTGTTTATCACGGACATGGCGGAGTCACAGTAGGTAGCGAGATGTCGGGCGGGGTTAAAAATCTCCATGTGTCTAAATGTACTTTTATTGGTACAGATGTGGGCTTGCGTTTTAAGAGTACACGAGGAAGAGGCGGAATTGTGGAAGGAATCTATATCTCAGATGTTGATATGATTCATATCCCTACCAATGCCATCTCATTTAATATGTATTATGGAGGCTTGTCGGTATCTGAGAGCTTAGCCAAGAAGGAAGATGAGGAAGAAGATGAGGAAGTGCCTGAAGTAACAGAGGAAACGCCTCAGTTTAGAGATATTCATATTAAAAATGTGACATGTAAAGGTGCCCAAACGGCAATTTATTTACAAGGTCTTCCTGAGATGAACCTGGAAAATGTAACATTGAAAAACCTTAATATGGAGGCGAAAAACGGCTTGCTTTGCATGGATGTTAAAGGTGTTCAAATGGATGGTATCTTATTGAAAACAGAAGTGCTGCCGGCAGTAAGTTTTATTAATGTTAAGGACCTTGTTGTTCAACGATTGAGTGTTACAGGGGCAGAAGAGGGTATCTTTGAAATAAGTGGAGATAAAACATATGCTGTCTCCATTGAACTTGATCCAAATCTTGTATTATCGGATGTGGTGAAAATAGGAGATTCTGTACGTGAGGGTGCTGTGAAAGCGGTGGTGAATGATTGA
- a CDS encoding rhamnogalacturonan acetylesterase: MKEIFAYGLMAVILLSCNQKDTLCIYMVGDSTMSVKKPEVAPETGWGMVLSAFFDDAVIIKNHAKNGRSTKSFIVEGRWINVLDSLTQGDFVLIQFGHNDQKHNSPERYTKPYGDYYRNLKKFVVESRQKGATPILLTSIVRRKFSEDGQLIDTHGDYPKAMRKVAENLNVGLVDLQKLTHHLVDSLGSEKSKVLYVWTKNSDLFPEGRQDDTHLSVQGAEKVAALAVQELRKLIGDLKQHIVNHP, from the coding sequence ATGAAGGAAATATTTGCGTATGGGTTGATGGCTGTTATTTTGCTGTCGTGTAATCAGAAAGATACTTTATGCATATACATGGTTGGAGATTCAACCATGTCGGTTAAAAAACCAGAAGTGGCGCCTGAAACAGGATGGGGAATGGTTTTGTCGGCATTTTTCGATGATGCGGTGATCATTAAAAATCATGCTAAAAATGGTAGAAGTACTAAAAGTTTTATCGTTGAAGGTAGGTGGATAAATGTGTTGGATAGTTTGACGCAAGGCGATTTTGTGTTGATTCAGTTCGGACATAATGACCAGAAGCATAATTCTCCAGAACGATATACTAAACCTTATGGTGATTATTATAGGAACCTTAAAAAGTTTGTTGTTGAAAGTCGACAGAAGGGAGCGACTCCTATTTTATTGACCTCAATAGTACGCCGTAAATTTTCAGAAGATGGTCAATTGATAGATACGCATGGAGATTATCCAAAGGCCATGAGGAAAGTGGCTGAGAATTTGAATGTAGGGTTGGTTGACCTTCAAAAATTGACACATCACTTGGTGGACTCGTTGGGAAGTGAAAAATCCAAAGTGCTGTATGTATGGACAAAAAACAGTGATTTATTTCCGGAGGGGAGACAGGATGATACCCACTTAAGTGTACAGGGAGCTGAAAAAGTAGCTGCGCTAGCGGTTCAGGAATTGAGGAAGTTAATTGGTGATTTGAAGCAACATATTGTTAATCACCCCTAA
- a CDS encoding pectinesterase family protein, with product MRLICCVLTLLFLSQTLWADIYADMVVAKDGSGDYISISEAVEDLPYYNYQRIVVLVKNGVYNEKIRLECDYITIRGESRDSTIIQYAQLREDWQQKKDHIGPAVINIHADDIILDNLTIRNTQPKIGPHAFAILGKGTRTIIVNCNVTSNGGDTVSLWNHKTGMYYHHNCYFEGAVDFVCPRGWCYISNSIFNELKNTAAIWHAAPGNQKQKMVLKACRFLGLDSFYLARHHYDAQFYFIGCEFSSFLRDKNIERVRYPNRPEKNRPYLYGDRYYFYHCKREGGNYSWFADNLNVASLGPDTIDPEWTFDGQWNPIDTANLYLDKVEYEGDCMYLWFDEIVMPVGDLKVVSAFGKLYSYASGAGSERLKLMRDSEEVLGDMQGKVYVCSGNVQSVKATVKAKYLFSSDDTGVLQVTIERDNELTDRR from the coding sequence ATGAGACTTATTTGTTGTGTATTAACTCTTTTATTCTTATCACAAACGTTATGGGCTGATATTTATGCTGATATGGTGGTGGCAAAGGATGGGTCGGGCGATTATATTTCCATCAGTGAAGCTGTTGAAGATTTACCTTATTATAATTACCAACGTATTGTTGTGTTGGTTAAAAATGGAGTTTATAATGAAAAAATAAGATTGGAATGTGACTATATAACTATTCGGGGAGAAAGCAGGGATAGTACAATTATTCAGTATGCCCAATTGCGGGAAGACTGGCAACAAAAGAAAGATCATATTGGTCCGGCAGTCATTAATATTCATGCAGATGATATTATTTTGGATAACCTGACCATTCGGAATACCCAACCGAAAATAGGCCCTCATGCCTTTGCTATTCTGGGTAAAGGAACAAGAACTATCATTGTAAATTGTAATGTTACCAGTAATGGGGGAGATACAGTTTCTTTGTGGAATCATAAAACGGGAATGTATTATCATCACAATTGTTATTTCGAGGGTGCGGTTGACTTTGTTTGTCCCAGAGGTTGGTGTTATATTTCTAATTCTATTTTTAATGAATTGAAAAATACGGCCGCCATTTGGCATGCTGCCCCCGGTAACCAAAAACAAAAAATGGTATTAAAAGCTTGTCGCTTTTTAGGCCTTGATAGTTTTTACTTGGCTCGTCATCACTACGATGCCCAATTTTATTTTATTGGTTGTGAATTTTCATCTTTTCTAAGGGACAAAAATATCGAAAGGGTTCGCTATCCCAATCGACCCGAAAAGAATAGGCCTTACCTTTATGGAGATAGGTATTATTTTTATCATTGTAAGCGCGAAGGAGGTAATTACTCGTGGTTTGCTGATAATTTAAACGTGGCTTCCTTGGGTCCTGATACCATAGACCCGGAGTGGACCTTCGATGGACAATGGAATCCCATTGATACAGCTAATTTATACTTGGATAAAGTGGAATATGAGGGAGATTGTATGTATTTGTGGTTTGATGAAATAGTTATGCCTGTGGGTGATTTAAAAGTGGTGTCAGCATTTGGGAAGCTCTATTCGTATGCATCCGGAGCTGGTAGCGAAAGGTTGAAGTTGATGAGAGATAGCGAAGAAGTATTGGGTGATATGCAAGGTAAAGTATATGTATGTAGTGGGAATGTGCAAAGTGTGAAGGCTACTGTTAAAGCTAAATATTTGTTTAGCAGTGACGATACTGGCGTGCTGCAGGTGACTATTGAAAGAGACAATGAGCTTACTGATAGAAGATGA
- the recD2 gene encoding SF1B family DNA helicase RecD2 yields the protein MEKLIGIIQRVTYHNKENGWTVLKVSPLDKPHELKAVTVHQANVFAGATFEFEGEWVQHPKYGEQFKSHNSFERKPASASALEKYIGSGLIYGVGPKIAKRIVKYFGKETLDVFEHNIERLKEVTGIAQAKLDQIQSSWTEHREIRNVMLFLQEYGVSTLFAVKIFKTYGNEAINIVKDNPYQLSKDIYGIGFFSADKIALSMGVEKDSPKRMQAAVSHVLAAAREQGHCYLELPHIQSDVEALLKEGFPDLLVDVVHQMEEGNDLKIRLKQENDIQVKCYYSKSLYYDELYTAETIKTFLSKQISVDSQRVKDWLSRFNEQQEFPLSDEQFNAVLKICQQAFSILTGGPGCGKTTTTKALVKLLLAMKKRVTLATPTGRAAQRMSEVIGREAKTIHRLLVWQPHTGQFKKNKEEPLETDFVIIDECSMLDISISASLLRAIPETAQVLFIGDPNQLPSVGAGNVLKDLIESGQVPYFHLEKIFRQANQSQIIKFAHQIIRRQIPPIESPIHVPDIWNQKVDCLFLDSEEANKEQLLFIKKIRKSMRYVIESEGIAFVREQRADDVDDHYKSITQTNDIYINNTSESEIEELRKKGVRSYIFNVPTNYLHADIQSLLKSESDAEALKNIIKGIHPWSSLNYGFTASEMVVRLYVKTIKERLGCDTEVQILTPMTVGSMGTRNLNQLVQDAANPIDAGKASLQMGERTFRTGDRVIQRRNNYDLEVFNGDIGQITSIDSQNITMEISYASGDNTREIHYEKQDILDIDLAYAITIHKSQGSEFDAVIIPVVLQHFNMLYQNLIYTALTRAKKMAIFVGTRKALGIAVKNIDNRSRKTMLNSLLRESEVRRLKSEDGK from the coding sequence ATGGAAAAGCTCATCGGAATCATACAACGAGTAACTTATCACAACAAAGAAAATGGATGGACTGTATTAAAGGTTAGTCCGTTGGATAAACCGCATGAGTTAAAAGCTGTAACCGTTCATCAAGCCAACGTATTTGCGGGAGCTACCTTTGAATTTGAGGGCGAGTGGGTGCAACATCCCAAATATGGTGAACAATTTAAATCGCATAATTCTTTTGAACGTAAACCAGCCAGTGCCTCAGCATTGGAAAAATACATAGGCTCGGGACTGATTTATGGTGTTGGTCCTAAGATTGCTAAACGTATTGTAAAGTATTTTGGAAAAGAAACACTGGATGTTTTTGAGCATAATATTGAACGTCTGAAAGAAGTTACAGGCATAGCTCAAGCTAAGCTCGACCAGATACAGTCTTCTTGGACGGAACATCGAGAAATACGAAATGTGATGCTTTTTTTACAGGAGTACGGCGTAAGTACTTTATTTGCCGTTAAAATCTTCAAGACTTATGGCAATGAAGCTATTAATATTGTAAAAGATAACCCTTATCAACTATCAAAAGATATTTATGGTATTGGTTTTTTTTCGGCAGATAAGATAGCGCTGAGTATGGGAGTTGAAAAAGATAGCCCCAAACGTATGCAGGCAGCTGTCAGCCACGTGCTTGCCGCAGCTCGAGAACAAGGTCATTGTTATTTGGAGCTGCCACATATACAAAGTGATGTTGAAGCCCTTTTAAAGGAAGGTTTTCCGGATCTTTTAGTAGATGTCGTTCATCAAATGGAAGAGGGAAACGACCTGAAAATAAGGTTGAAACAAGAGAATGATATCCAGGTTAAGTGTTATTATTCCAAATCGCTCTATTATGATGAGCTGTACACTGCAGAAACGATCAAAACATTTCTTTCGAAACAGATCAGTGTTGATTCGCAAAGGGTTAAAGATTGGCTGAGCCGTTTTAATGAACAACAAGAGTTTCCCTTAAGTGATGAGCAGTTTAATGCGGTTCTTAAGATTTGTCAACAAGCGTTTTCTATATTAACTGGTGGTCCTGGCTGTGGAAAGACAACCACCACCAAGGCCTTGGTGAAATTATTGTTGGCCATGAAAAAGCGGGTGACGCTTGCTACACCAACAGGTCGGGCGGCACAGCGCATGAGTGAGGTTATTGGTAGGGAGGCAAAAACCATTCATCGCTTGCTAGTTTGGCAACCTCATACGGGGCAATTTAAAAAAAACAAAGAGGAACCTCTAGAAACGGATTTTGTTATAATTGATGAATGCTCCATGCTTGATATTTCCATATCAGCATCTTTGTTACGAGCTATACCTGAAACAGCTCAAGTGTTATTTATTGGTGATCCCAATCAGCTTCCGTCGGTGGGAGCAGGAAACGTTCTTAAGGATTTAATAGAAAGTGGGCAAGTGCCTTACTTTCATCTAGAAAAGATTTTTCGTCAGGCTAATCAAAGTCAGATTATAAAATTTGCCCACCAAATCATTAGAAGACAAATACCTCCCATAGAATCGCCAATACATGTTCCTGACATCTGGAATCAAAAGGTCGATTGCCTTTTTCTCGATTCAGAAGAGGCCAACAAGGAGCAACTGCTTTTTATAAAGAAGATTAGGAAGTCGATGCGTTATGTTATAGAGAGTGAGGGCATTGCTTTTGTTCGTGAGCAAAGGGCTGACGATGTAGATGATCATTATAAATCCATTACTCAGACCAATGATATCTATATAAATAATACCTCCGAATCAGAAATTGAAGAATTGCGAAAGAAAGGGGTCCGTTCGTATATATTTAATGTGCCTACTAATTACTTACATGCAGATATTCAATCTTTATTAAAGTCGGAGAGTGATGCAGAGGCTTTAAAAAATATTATAAAAGGTATTCATCCTTGGTCAAGTTTAAATTATGGTTTTACTGCTTCTGAAATGGTTGTCAGGCTATATGTAAAAACTATTAAAGAACGATTAGGGTGTGATACAGAGGTGCAAATATTAACTCCCATGACTGTTGGAAGTATGGGGACCCGTAATCTGAATCAACTGGTTCAGGATGCAGCAAATCCCATTGATGCAGGAAAAGCAAGTTTGCAAATGGGTGAAAGGACCTTTCGTACGGGCGACCGTGTAATTCAGCGTCGTAATAACTATGATCTTGAGGTTTTTAACGGTGATATTGGACAGATAACATCCATTGATAGTCAGAATATAACCATGGAAATAAGCTATGCGTCAGGAGATAATACGAGGGAGATACATTATGAGAAGCAAGATATCTTAGATATTGACCTTGCTTATGCTATCACCATACATAAGTCGCAGGGGAGTGAGTTTGATGCAGTTATAATTCCGGTTGTACTTCAACACTTTAACATGCTATATCAAAACCTGATATATACAGCATTAACAAGAGCAAAAAAGATGGCTATATTCGTTGGAACAAGAAAAGCTTTAGGGATAGCCGTTAAAAATATTGATAATCGTTCAAGAAAGACGATGTTGAACAGTTTATTAAGAGAGTCGGAAGTCAGAAGATTGAAGTCGGAAGACGGGAAATAG